In the genome of Bradyrhizobium sp. CIAT3101, one region contains:
- a CDS encoding integration host factor subunit beta, producing the protein MIRSELVERIAGRNPRLYQRDVENIVNAILDEIVSALARGDRVELRGFGVFSAKQRQARISRNPRTGALVRVDEKRLPHFKASKEMHERLNSEAEPKDSNSAVQDGLRASGQTV; encoded by the coding sequence ATGATCAGGTCCGAACTCGTTGAGCGTATCGCCGGCCGAAATCCGCGCCTTTATCAGCGTGACGTCGAGAACATTGTCAATGCAATCCTGGACGAGATCGTCTCTGCGCTCGCGCGCGGTGATCGGGTTGAGCTTCGTGGATTCGGAGTGTTCTCTGCCAAGCAACGGCAGGCTCGCATCAGCAGGAATCCGCGCACAGGTGCGCTCGTGCGGGTCGACGAGAAGCGCCTTCCGCACTTCAAGGCCAGCAAGGAAATGCACGAACGACTCAACAGCGAAGCCGAACCGAAAGACAGCAACTCGGCCGTCCAAGACGGTCTGAGAGCGTCCGGGCAGACTGTGTAG
- a CDS encoding ribbon-helix-helix protein, CopG family encodes MTTRTGVHLSESMATRLAAAATRTGVTKSELIEAALDRFLQSDSAAEHFAIVADRLAELNDQIRRLGADLKMVNEVAALHARYHLAVTPSLSATEQHIAAVVGAKRFEEFAAQVGRRVELGISLTRETLNRRVSRNEDHSECDFAASEAHGTPSKSSESIFGASAAVDGASEPNAAVREDGSARPFPKQAHGPLQREIQRR; translated from the coding sequence ATGACAACCCGGACTGGCGTTCATCTCAGCGAATCCATGGCAACGCGGCTCGCCGCCGCGGCTACACGCACGGGCGTGACAAAATCAGAACTTATTGAAGCCGCGCTCGATCGCTTTCTTCAATCCGATAGCGCCGCTGAACATTTCGCGATCGTGGCAGACCGCCTCGCTGAGCTGAACGATCAGATCAGGCGTCTCGGTGCCGATCTCAAGATGGTGAATGAGGTCGCAGCCCTTCACGCGCGCTACCACTTGGCCGTTACGCCCTCGTTATCGGCTACAGAGCAGCATATTGCTGCTGTCGTCGGCGCCAAACGCTTCGAGGAGTTCGCCGCGCAAGTAGGACGACGTGTTGAGCTCGGGATATCTCTGACGCGGGAGACTTTGAACCGGCGCGTCAGCAGAAATGAGGACCACTCCGAGTGCGACTTCGCGGCCAGCGAGGCGCACGGCACACCTTCCAAGTCCTCTGAATCAATTTTTGGCGCATCCGCCGCGGTTGATGGCGCATCAGAGCCGAACGCTGCCGTGCGGGAGGACGGCAGCGCTCGGCCCTTTCCAAAACAGGCTCACGGCCCACTTCAGCGAGAGATCCAGCGGCGATGA
- a CDS encoding ParB/RepB/Spo0J family partition protein, translated as MATAVQKITLSPSRDIPFNKLVLSQSNVRRVKANVSIEELAEDIARRGLLQGLSVRAVLDADGAATGMFEIPAGGRRYRALELLVKQKRLAKTAPVPCVIRDSGIAEEDSLAENVQRAPLHALDQFRSFLALRQKGQSEEEIAAAFFVSVNVVKQRLKLASVSPALLDVYSEDGLSLDQVMAFTVSGDHELQEQVFERLKASHEKQPYVIRRMLTEGAVRASDKRAQFIGVDAYVAAGGTVLRDLFQGDDGGWLQDVALIEQMVADKLKTEAQTIAAENWKWIEVAPDFAYGHVFGLRQLRGEAVALTAEEETTRDALQAEFNRLSEEYADADELPSKVDERLSELETALEGFENRPVVFDPEEIARAGAFVSIDANGQLRVERGYVRPEDELPAEPEPHPADGEAERAVAATNDGGEAVVAAVPAGEPDEDEGLSPISDRLMTELTSHRTLGLRHALGERPDVAFLAALHVLTLKTFYRYGSDSCLKLDLKSVSFGSQAPGLNDSASAEAIRARHESWAKVLPKESAGLWDALQEWDGDSQAGLFAHIVSLSVNAVYEPWNRRPRAFAHADRVAQAVDLDMAAAGWKPTVDNFLGRVTKARILQAVAQAKGQRAADRIEHMKKGDMAAEAETLLADTAWLPEPLRTPGQTAGEEQTPESAIEETPEKSSENKLEDEEEPATHNNDAGEQIMAAE; from the coding sequence ATGGCGACCGCTGTTCAGAAGATCACTCTCTCGCCCTCGCGCGACATTCCCTTTAACAAGCTCGTGCTCAGCCAGTCGAACGTCCGGCGCGTCAAGGCCAACGTCTCGATCGAGGAACTGGCCGAAGACATCGCCCGCCGCGGCCTGCTGCAAGGCCTCAGCGTGCGAGCCGTCCTTGACGCCGATGGAGCTGCGACCGGCATGTTCGAAATCCCGGCCGGTGGGCGGCGCTATCGCGCGCTCGAGCTGCTCGTGAAGCAGAAGCGTCTCGCCAAGACCGCGCCCGTGCCCTGTGTGATACGCGACAGCGGTATCGCCGAAGAGGACTCGCTCGCCGAAAACGTCCAGCGTGCACCGCTTCATGCCCTCGACCAATTCCGAAGCTTCCTGGCGCTCCGCCAGAAGGGGCAATCTGAGGAGGAGATCGCCGCCGCCTTCTTCGTTTCCGTCAATGTGGTGAAGCAGCGCCTGAAGCTGGCATCGGTCTCGCCGGCGCTGCTCGACGTCTACTCCGAGGATGGATTGAGCCTAGACCAGGTCATGGCCTTCACCGTTTCCGGTGACCACGAACTTCAGGAGCAGGTGTTTGAGCGGCTGAAGGCGTCCCACGAGAAGCAGCCCTACGTCATCCGACGGATGCTGACCGAGGGCGCCGTGCGCGCCTCGGATAAGCGGGCGCAGTTCATCGGAGTGGACGCTTACGTCGCGGCCGGCGGTACGGTGTTGCGCGACCTGTTCCAGGGTGACGATGGCGGCTGGTTGCAGGACGTCGCGCTCATCGAGCAGATGGTGGCCGACAAGCTAAAGACGGAGGCCCAAACGATCGCCGCAGAAAACTGGAAATGGATCGAGGTCGCGCCGGACTTTGCCTACGGCCATGTGTTCGGTCTGCGCCAGCTTCGCGGCGAGGCCGTCGCGCTCACGGCGGAGGAGGAGACGACCCGCGACGCGTTGCAGGCGGAGTTCAATCGGCTATCCGAGGAATACGCCGACGCCGACGAACTGCCCAGCAAAGTCGACGAACGCCTGTCGGAGTTGGAAACGGCACTGGAGGGCTTCGAGAACCGTCCCGTCGTGTTCGACCCGGAAGAAATCGCGCGCGCTGGCGCGTTCGTCAGCATCGATGCCAACGGCCAGCTTCGTGTCGAGCGCGGCTACGTCCGGCCCGAGGACGAGCTGCCGGCGGAGCCAGAGCCCCATCCTGCCGACGGTGAAGCCGAACGAGCGGTGGCCGCAACCAACGACGGCGGCGAGGCCGTCGTGGCGGCCGTGCCTGCTGGCGAGCCGGACGAGGACGAGGGCCTTTCGCCTATCTCCGACCGGCTGATGACCGAACTGACCTCGCACCGCACGCTCGGCCTTCGCCACGCGCTGGGCGAGCGGCCGGACGTCGCCTTCCTCGCGGCCTTGCATGTCCTTACGCTCAAGACCTTCTATCGCTATGGCTCGGATAGCTGTCTCAAGCTTGACTTGAAGAGCGTCAGCTTCGGCTCGCAGGCACCAGGGTTGAACGACAGCGCATCGGCCGAGGCCATCCGCGCTCGGCACGAGAGCTGGGCGAAGGTCCTTCCGAAGGAGTCGGCCGGCCTCTGGGACGCGCTCCAGGAATGGGACGGTGACAGTCAGGCAGGCCTGTTCGCCCACATTGTCAGCCTCTCGGTCAATGCCGTGTACGAGCCGTGGAATCGCCGGCCACGGGCGTTTGCCCATGCCGATCGTGTTGCGCAGGCGGTCGATCTCGACATGGCGGCAGCCGGATGGAAGCCGACTGTCGACAATTTCCTCGGTCGGGTGACGAAGGCTCGCATCCTGCAGGCGGTAGCACAGGCGAAAGGCCAGCGCGCCGCCGATCGCATCGAGCATATGAAGAAAGGCGACATGGCGGCCGAAGCGGAGACGCTCCTCGCCGACACGGCCTGGCTGCCCGAACCGCTGCGCACGCCGGGCCAAACCGCCGGAGAGGAGCAAACACCCGAATCTGCGATCGAGGAAACTCCAGAGAAGTCCAGCGAAAACAAACTGGAAGACGAAGAAGAGCCGGCTACTCACAATAACGACGCCGGTGAGCAGATCATGGCGGCCGAATAA
- a CDS encoding DUF932 domain-containing protein, whose protein sequence is MTHVEVLDAARERVGGYKVDVSRGQRVGRVSSEWFSRPADERYLSLSDLHAAVHGRTERSRTRTVESAAIRVQASRDDAERLALILPGADMPIAPTHWSFGQLASLVGAPAAYLRQLPAPLAGINLQFGLSSHRGEQVKTLEIEDGRVELRAVTGPEYGRIFDHELVAAVQRIAGNGTGETRWKTPGVLDWTTGVYHPHVDITKDTTTLYASDRDVFLFLVDDLNPIEAGRLADGSPDLYFRGFYCWNSEVGAKTLGMASFYLRAVCQNRNLWGVEDFEEITIRHSKYAASRFAHEAAPALTRFANSSAVPFVNGIKAARERIVARTDEDRSDFLRKRGFSKTETAKIIETVLTEEGRKPESVFDFVQGITAVARDKTHQDARLDLEARAKKLLDRAA, encoded by the coding sequence ATGACCCATGTGGAAGTTCTGGATGCCGCCCGCGAGCGTGTCGGCGGTTACAAGGTGGACGTGAGCCGCGGCCAGCGAGTCGGCCGCGTGTCGTCGGAGTGGTTCTCGCGCCCGGCAGACGAGCGCTACCTATCCCTGTCCGATCTCCACGCCGCCGTGCACGGACGGACCGAACGTAGCCGTACCCGAACTGTGGAAAGCGCGGCGATCCGGGTGCAGGCAAGCCGCGATGATGCGGAGCGTCTGGCGCTGATCCTACCTGGTGCCGACATGCCGATCGCACCGACCCACTGGAGCTTCGGCCAGCTTGCCAGTTTGGTTGGAGCGCCGGCGGCCTACCTCCGTCAGCTTCCAGCGCCGCTCGCTGGCATCAACCTCCAATTTGGCCTCAGCTCGCATCGAGGCGAGCAGGTCAAGACGCTGGAGATCGAAGATGGTCGCGTCGAGCTTCGCGCAGTTACGGGGCCCGAATACGGGCGGATCTTTGATCATGAACTCGTGGCGGCCGTTCAGCGTATCGCCGGCAATGGCACTGGCGAGACGCGCTGGAAGACCCCGGGCGTACTCGATTGGACAACTGGTGTTTATCATCCGCATGTTGACATCACCAAGGATACGACGACGCTCTACGCGTCCGACCGCGACGTCTTCCTCTTCCTGGTCGACGACCTCAACCCGATCGAGGCCGGCCGATTGGCCGACGGTTCACCCGACCTCTATTTTCGCGGATTCTACTGCTGGAATTCGGAGGTGGGTGCCAAGACGCTCGGCATGGCGAGCTTCTATCTCCGTGCCGTTTGCCAGAATCGGAATTTGTGGGGCGTGGAGGATTTCGAGGAGATTACCATCCGCCACTCCAAATACGCCGCCTCGCGCTTCGCGCACGAAGCGGCGCCGGCGCTGACCCGATTCGCCAACTCCTCAGCCGTCCCGTTCGTCAACGGCATCAAGGCGGCGCGGGAGCGGATCGTCGCCCGGACCGATGAGGACCGCAGTGACTTCCTGCGCAAGCGCGGCTTCTCCAAGACCGAGACGGCGAAGATCATCGAGACGGTGCTGACCGAGGAAGGCCGCAAGCCCGAGAGCGTATTCGATTTCGTGCAAGGCATCACTGCGGTCGCGCGGGACAAGACCCATCAGGACGCACGGCTTGACCTGGAGGCGCGTGCGAAGAAGCTGCTCGACCGGGCAGCCTGA
- a CDS encoding toprim domain-containing protein: MANSSHDLAQRLGQQAEAVCRRYLSAGRRQGSYWLVGDARNTPGRSMFVRLKESVRGPAGKWRDAQSGEHGDLLDVIRESCGLVKFKDVADEARSFLSLPHPEPEPDRTESRQPGAPSGSPEAARRLFAMSQPIERTLVEAYLRNRGIAALHGIGSLRFHPGCYYRPDDHSPTETWPAMIAAVTDLSGHLTGAHRTWLDPDGFNETTFGKAPIDTPRRAMGDLLGHAVRFGVAGEVMAAGEGIETMLSLRCVLPSMPMVAALSAAHLAAILFPDTLRRLYIARDDDPAGDSAMATLIDRAQVAGIEAIVISPRFGDFNEDLHLLGIDALRSASRVQIAAQDAARFMELAA; encoded by the coding sequence ATGGCGAATAGCTCGCACGATCTCGCGCAACGCCTTGGTCAGCAGGCTGAGGCCGTGTGCCGTCGCTACCTCTCTGCTGGCCGACGCCAAGGTAGCTATTGGCTCGTAGGCGACGCCCGCAACACGCCTGGCCGCTCAATGTTCGTGCGGCTCAAAGAGTCGGTGAGGGGGCCAGCGGGAAAATGGCGGGACGCACAATCAGGCGAGCACGGCGATTTGCTCGATGTGATCCGCGAGAGTTGCGGCCTGGTCAAGTTCAAGGACGTCGCCGACGAGGCGCGCTCCTTCCTCAGCCTGCCCCATCCCGAGCCTGAGCCCGATCGCACCGAATCGCGACAGCCCGGCGCACCATCTGGTTCGCCGGAGGCAGCACGTCGGCTCTTCGCCATGTCGCAGCCGATCGAACGCACACTCGTGGAAGCGTATCTCCGTAACCGCGGCATTGCGGCTTTGCACGGAATCGGAAGCCTCCGCTTTCATCCGGGGTGCTACTATCGACCTGATGACCATAGCCCAACCGAGACCTGGCCGGCGATGATCGCCGCCGTCACCGATCTTTCGGGCCACCTGACCGGGGCGCATCGCACCTGGCTCGACCCGGATGGCTTCAACGAGACGACGTTCGGCAAGGCGCCGATCGATACGCCGAGACGGGCCATGGGCGACCTTCTCGGTCACGCAGTTCGATTTGGCGTGGCGGGCGAGGTGATGGCGGCCGGCGAGGGTATCGAGACGATGTTGTCGCTTCGGTGCGTTCTGCCCAGCATGCCAATGGTCGCGGCGCTCTCGGCAGCGCATCTCGCCGCAATCCTGTTCCCGGACACGCTTCGCCGGCTCTACATCGCCCGCGACGACGATCCCGCGGGCGACAGCGCGATGGCCACGTTGATCGACCGGGCGCAGGTGGCCGGGATCGAGGCGATCGTGATCTCGCCACGGTTTGGCGACTTCAACGAGGATCTCCACCTTCTCGGGATCGACGCGCTTCGGTCCGCGAGCCGGGTGCAGATCGCGGCGCAGGATGCCGCCCGGTTCATGGAGCTGGCGGCATAG
- a CDS encoding DUF2274 domain-containing protein, with amino-acid sequence MTKLKLGPLEDDKPVKLTIELPAAVFRNLKSYAEILTRSGDTPIPIEPAKLIAPMIERFMATDKGFSKVNRAATNR; translated from the coding sequence ATGACGAAGCTCAAGCTTGGACCACTCGAAGACGACAAGCCGGTCAAGCTCACGATTGAGCTGCCAGCGGCGGTCTTCAGGAATCTCAAAAGCTATGCCGAGATTTTAACGCGTAGCGGCGACACGCCGATACCGATCGAGCCCGCCAAACTGATCGCGCCAATGATCGAGCGCTTTATGGCGACAGACAAGGGGTTCTCAAAGGTGAATCGCGCGGCAACAAATCGATAA
- a CDS encoding MFS transporter: protein MRATLPTSTASSALRRELADVNGLALIIRVFLPFAVGYYLSYLFRTINALIAAPLTLELGLGPGDLGLLTSVYFLTFAAAQIPVGILLDRYGPRVIQSVLLVAAAVGAALFATSDNLIMLALSRALIGLGVAASLTAGLKALVLWFPKDRLPFLNGLMVMLGALGAVTATSPAQLLLAWVGWRTLFALFAVVTAGCSAMIYLLVPESASATPVMRGAAMASLKKIYTDPHFWRLAPLSATSVGTAWALQGLWAAQWFTDVEGLDRAALVQHLFVMAAALSLGALLLGVLADRLRRYGIGTEALLAVVGLVFIAVQLAIILRWPLSSYVLWAAVAAVGAATVLSYAILASYFPKELAGRANAALNVFHIGGAFVLQYATGLVLEHWTPQAGHYPDIAYRIAFTLNLVPQIIAWLWFAFPWVLRPQASARFSD, encoded by the coding sequence TTGCGCGCAACGCTGCCCACGTCAACGGCATCTTCCGCTCTGCGCCGCGAGTTAGCAGATGTCAATGGTCTCGCTCTTATCATACGGGTATTTCTGCCATTTGCCGTCGGCTATTATCTCTCGTACCTCTTCAGGACAATCAACGCCTTGATCGCCGCTCCCCTGACATTGGAGTTGGGGCTCGGCCCTGGCGATCTTGGCTTGCTGACCTCGGTCTATTTTCTCACCTTCGCGGCGGCGCAGATACCGGTCGGCATCCTGCTGGATCGGTATGGTCCGCGGGTGATCCAGAGCGTGCTGCTGGTTGCTGCTGCGGTCGGCGCCGCATTGTTTGCGACGTCAGATAATTTGATCATGCTGGCTCTCAGCCGGGCGCTAATCGGTCTCGGTGTCGCCGCGAGCCTGACCGCCGGATTGAAAGCCCTCGTTCTCTGGTTTCCGAAGGACCGTCTTCCGTTTCTCAACGGCCTGATGGTCATGCTCGGGGCATTGGGAGCGGTCACCGCGACCTCGCCGGCGCAGTTGTTGCTGGCTTGGGTTGGGTGGAGGACGCTCTTCGCATTGTTCGCCGTCGTCACTGCCGGCTGTTCGGCGATGATCTATCTCTTGGTGCCCGAGAGTGCATCGGCAACGCCGGTCATGCGTGGAGCAGCCATGGCCAGTTTGAAGAAGATTTATACCGATCCGCATTTCTGGCGTCTGGCGCCGCTATCAGCGACTTCCGTCGGCACCGCCTGGGCGCTGCAGGGACTTTGGGCGGCGCAGTGGTTCACTGACGTCGAGGGACTTGATCGCGCTGCGTTGGTGCAGCATTTGTTTGTCATGGCCGCAGCCCTCAGCCTGGGTGCGCTCCTGCTAGGCGTTCTGGCTGATCGGCTGCGTCGCTATGGCATTGGAACAGAGGCGCTCCTCGCGGTCGTCGGCCTTGTGTTCATTGCCGTGCAACTCGCGATTATCCTGCGATGGCCGTTGTCATCATACGTCCTGTGGGCCGCCGTGGCCGCCGTCGGCGCAGCCACGGTGCTTAGCTATGCGATTCTGGCTAGTTATTTCCCGAAAGAACTTGCCGGACGGGCCAATGCTGCTCTGAACGTGTTCCATATCGGTGGGGCGTTTGTCCTGCAATATGCCACCGGCCTCGTCCTTGAACATTGGACGCCTCAGGCGGGACATTATCCTGACAT
- a CDS encoding zincin-like metallopeptidase domain-containing protein: MFTTRRLVVPCLCINVLILWGAATERAFTGQSWLTFRQALSLGGHVRKGERGTTVVYADRFVPVDEKRRATETGDEAQAIPFLKRFTVFNTDQCDDLPSEIATTAPPSPPGLIEPQVEKLIKATGIDFRIGGNRAFYAPAEDYVQVPPPQAYFEPINWHRTALHELAHASGHPSRLNRDLSGGYGTKKYAFEELIAEISAAFSCASLGIVPTVRHADYIGSWLEVLREDNRAIVRAASQASKVADYLLGFLPESVVDVTTESAEQEAA, from the coding sequence ATGTTTACGACACGCCGACTGGTCGTTCCCTGCTTGTGCATCAACGTTCTGATCCTCTGGGGGGCCGCCACCGAGCGCGCATTCACGGGTCAGAGCTGGCTGACATTCCGCCAGGCGTTGTCGCTCGGTGGCCACGTCCGCAAGGGCGAGCGCGGGACCACCGTGGTCTATGCCGATCGATTTGTACCGGTCGACGAAAAGCGGCGCGCGACCGAAACGGGCGATGAAGCGCAGGCGATCCCGTTCCTCAAGCGCTTCACGGTCTTTAATACTGATCAATGTGACGACCTGCCTTCGGAGATCGCGACGACAGCGCCGCCTTCGCCACCAGGCCTGATCGAGCCGCAGGTCGAAAAGCTCATCAAGGCGACTGGCATCGATTTTCGGATCGGTGGCAACCGCGCATTCTATGCGCCGGCAGAAGACTATGTGCAGGTACCTCCACCACAGGCCTATTTTGAGCCGATCAACTGGCATCGGACCGCCTTGCATGAGCTGGCGCATGCCAGCGGCCATCCGTCACGTCTCAACCGTGACTTGTCGGGCGGCTACGGCACCAAGAAGTACGCCTTCGAGGAGCTCATCGCAGAGATATCGGCAGCGTTCAGTTGCGCGTCGCTCGGTATCGTACCGACGGTGCGACATGCCGACTATATCGGCTCCTGGCTCGAGGTGCTGCGCGAGGACAATCGCGCGATCGTGCGAGCTGCTTCACAAGCCAGCAAGGTTGCGGACTATCTGCTTGGCTTTCTGCCGGAGTCCGTTGTTGACGTGACGACCGAGAGCGCGGAGCAGGAGGCAGCGTGA
- a CDS encoding integrase core domain-containing protein, with product MMIGLFCFALAVLASPFRSKLRLEAENAVLRHQLIVLRRRRRGRVRLTNLDRWFFVQLYRRFPAILKVLTIIRPETLVRWHRAGFRCYWRWKSRPRGGRPPVETELRTLIRQMSVENPLWGAPRIHGELLKLGFEVAQSSVAKYMVKRRVPPSQGWRTFLHNHAPDVAAMDLFVVPTVSFDLLYAFVIVRLDRRDLVWINVTAHPTAEWVARQITEAFPWSEAPRYMIRDRDCIYGAVVTRRLRAMGIRDKPVAPASPWQNGFVERLIGSIRRECVDHIIVLGEMNLRRVLKSYADYYNGIRTHRSLNKDAPVSRPVQRTGVISSRAILGGLHHHYARV from the coding sequence ATGATGATCGGGCTGTTCTGCTTCGCTCTGGCCGTCTTGGCCTCGCCATTCAGGTCGAAGTTGCGGCTTGAAGCCGAGAATGCGGTGCTTCGACATCAGTTGATTGTCTTGAGGCGCAGGCGGCGTGGTCGCGTTCGGCTCACAAACCTTGACCGCTGGTTCTTTGTCCAGCTGTATCGCCGGTTTCCGGCAATCCTGAAGGTTCTCACAATCATCCGGCCTGAGACGCTGGTGCGTTGGCACAGAGCCGGATTCCGCTGCTACTGGCGTTGGAAGTCGCGCCCACGGGGAGGGCGACCACCAGTCGAGACAGAGCTGCGCACACTGATCCGGCAGATGAGCGTCGAAAATCCGCTTTGGGGTGCGCCACGCATCCACGGCGAACTGCTCAAGCTCGGGTTTGAGGTAGCGCAGTCGAGCGTCGCCAAGTACATGGTCAAACGGCGGGTGCCACCCAGCCAGGGATGGCGAACCTTCTTGCACAATCATGCGCCAGACGTCGCCGCGATGGACTTGTTTGTTGTCCCGACCGTTAGCTTCGACCTGCTCTATGCTTTCGTCATCGTTCGGCTGGACCGGAGAGATCTTGTCTGGATCAACGTCACGGCACATCCAACCGCCGAATGGGTCGCGCGTCAAATAACGGAGGCATTCCCCTGGAGTGAGGCTCCGCGCTACATGATCCGGGACCGGGATTGCATCTACGGTGCGGTGGTCACACGCCGGCTGCGTGCCATGGGTATTCGGGACAAGCCTGTTGCACCGGCTTCACCTTGGCAGAATGGCTTTGTCGAACGGCTGATCGGATCGATCCGGCGTGAATGTGTGGACCACATCATTGTCTTGGGCGAGATGAATTTGCGTCGGGTCCTGAAATCCTACGCCGACTATTATAATGGCATCAGAACGCATCGATCCTTGAACAAGGATGCGCCGGTTTCTCGCCCGGTTCAGCGAACCGGTGTGATCAGTTCACGCGCCATCCTGGGCGGACTTCATCACCACTACGCCCGCGTTTAA
- a CDS encoding DUF2493 domain-containing protein has product MTTDHDDDFEPEQSSSPTDHVLQELQLYGHRPFHDEPDPRPLPEAQILAGSISDVFDALVVALSDTRLEPDLDDLLWSTVNVFHRAIDRIERELDDNELAQQRSQREQDGSEVKSVELERLTAEGQTLIERRSAFELMRDQAGEHFERHTHSAWRPRNGSKVNHRHLTAAMIDSRDFLAAKKRVDNQVLLPAGPKVALTGGLDFNDHRLIWNKLDQVHAKHPDMVLLHGGSPKGAELIAAKWADNRKVPQIAFKPDWTKHNKAAPFKRNDAMLDVLPIGVMHFPGTGIQDNLADKAKKLGIPVWRFGTGGA; this is encoded by the coding sequence ATGACCACCGACCACGATGATGATTTCGAACCGGAGCAAAGCTCATCCCCGACCGACCACGTCCTGCAGGAGCTCCAGCTCTATGGCCACCGTCCCTTCCACGATGAGCCCGATCCTCGGCCGCTTCCCGAAGCACAAATCCTCGCCGGCAGCATCTCCGATGTCTTCGACGCCCTCGTGGTGGCACTGTCCGATACCCGTCTCGAGCCCGATCTCGACGACCTGCTCTGGTCAACGGTGAACGTCTTCCATCGTGCGATCGACAGGATCGAGCGCGAGCTCGACGACAACGAGCTGGCGCAGCAGCGCTCGCAGCGGGAGCAGGACGGCAGCGAGGTCAAATCCGTCGAGCTGGAGCGCCTGACAGCAGAGGGCCAAACGCTGATCGAGCGACGCAGCGCCTTCGAGCTGATGCGCGACCAGGCCGGTGAGCACTTCGAGCGCCACACCCATTCAGCGTGGCGTCCGCGGAACGGATCGAAGGTCAATCACCGTCATCTCACGGCAGCGATGATCGACAGCCGCGACTTCCTGGCAGCGAAAAAGCGCGTCGACAACCAGGTGCTCTTGCCCGCAGGCCCGAAGGTGGCGCTGACAGGCGGCCTTGACTTCAACGATCACCGGCTGATCTGGAACAAACTCGACCAAGTCCACGCCAAGCATCCGGACATGGTTCTGCTACACGGCGGATCGCCGAAGGGTGCCGAACTGATCGCCGCCAAATGGGCAGATAATCGCAAGGTCCCGCAGATCGCCTTCAAGCCCGACTGGACCAAGCACAACAAGGCCGCGCCGTTCAAGCGCAACGATGCGATGCTCGACGTGCTGCCGATCGGCGTGATGCACTTCCCGGGCACCGGGATCCAGGACAACCTCGCCGACAAAGCCAAGAAGCTCGGCATCCCGGTCTGGCGATTTGGCACGGGCGGCGCTTAG
- a CDS encoding alpha/beta hydrolase, which produces MPYIDATGVKLYFEEGGEGRPIIFLHELGSDSRQWETQVRYFSRSYRCIAFNARGYAPSDAPRDPALYGWELAVNDIAAVMRGLALEHAHLVGSSMGGYAALQFGLRYPEKASAIVAAGVGAGSAPSQRDAWSRETSILARAFIERGMDAMARKMAHGQTRIQLKYKDRRSWQEFWERLRHHSPLGMSNTMARCQGLRPSLHDLADQLSTMRTPVLLALGDEDAPCLETNLMLKAVLPNAGLWISPNTGHSINLEDQAAFNAQVDSFLAAVERGSWRRGYPAIETESNLRFEMTLDPYANADVVPLSAYPIV; this is translated from the coding sequence ATGCCATATATCGATGCCACGGGTGTGAAGCTATATTTCGAGGAAGGAGGCGAAGGCCGACCGATCATTTTCCTGCACGAGCTCGGCTCAGATAGCCGCCAATGGGAAACCCAGGTTCGGTACTTTTCCCGTAGCTATCGCTGCATCGCCTTCAACGCCCGTGGATATGCCCCGAGCGACGCCCCTCGCGATCCGGCCCTCTATGGCTGGGAGCTCGCTGTGAACGACATCGCCGCCGTCATGCGTGGCCTTGCCCTCGAGCACGCACACCTGGTCGGATCGAGCATGGGTGGATATGCCGCCTTGCAGTTTGGATTACGCTACCCGGAGAAGGCCAGCGCGATTGTCGCGGCCGGTGTGGGAGCCGGATCGGCTCCGTCCCAGCGAGACGCCTGGTCGAGAGAAACCTCCATTCTCGCGCGGGCTTTCATCGAGCGCGGGATGGACGCCATGGCCCGGAAAATGGCGCATGGTCAGACTCGTATCCAACTCAAATACAAGGATAGACGGAGCTGGCAAGAGTTTTGGGAACGCCTGCGTCACCACTCACCGCTAGGTATGTCGAATACGATGGCGCGCTGTCAGGGGTTACGACCGTCATTGCATGATCTGGCCGATCAGCTCTCAACGATGCGAACACCGGTATTGCTGGCCCTGGGCGATGAAGACGCGCCCTGCCTCGAGACCAACCTGATGCTGAAAGCAGTGCTTCCGAACGCCGGTCTTTGGATCAGTCCCAATACCGGCCACTCCATCAATCTGGAAGATCAGGCAGCATTCAATGCTCAGGTCGACAGCTTTCTTGCCGCCGTCGAGCGTGGGAGCTGGCGCCGCGGATATCCAGCGATTGAGACCGAATCCAACTTGAGATTTGAGATGACGCTCGATCCGTACGCGAACGCCGACGTGGTCCCTTTGTCTGCGTATCCAATTGTCTAG